In a single window of the Nicotiana tomentosiformis chromosome 10, ASM39032v3, whole genome shotgun sequence genome:
- the LOC104096139 gene encoding LEAF RUST 10 DISEASE-RESISTANCEUS RECEPTOR-LIKE PROTEIN KINASE-like 1.1 isoform X2: MALASSFICFLLSLLLILVQAKGRNDSTCPKSFSCGNLTGLSFPFSLSTQPDCGIMPISGCDAKTPPRIQLLPGGDWYYALAKLNNYTVALGDPKLHDELRQHDCQAFNKNISLPDSPSISYKVLPANIVNFFKCNSTSTTQKKINHFPVYEKYNGCKGFSIYYKFFQDRDEDIRAGNLTVNCSLIRLPVNSMPDDGDVFKMLSPAFRVEWKLSDECYQCHYGGGQCQTDKTKKFHCTNQYNPHAQGAKTTRSKLRRTLGAGSVMITCVVVYFIWRYKKSKFSPSHFLSTKKLSDIFNHDVEGGSIFFGIPVFPYSELEEATNDFNSSRVLGDGGFGTVYYGKLKDGREVAVKRLYEHNCKRMEQFVNEIEILTRLRHNNLVTLYGCTSRRSRELLLVYEYIPNGTLADHLHGDRAKGGSLVWPIRINIAIEIAGALAYLHASDVIHCDVKTNNILLDHNFSVKVADFGISRLFPNDISHISTAPRGTPGYIDPKYHECYQLTSKSDVYSFGVVLVELISSMPAVDMNRHSQEINLSNYAINKIIKSAFNELIDPSLGFDLDTNIREMATSVAELAFLCLQTDRDMRPSMVEVLDILKEIQTSEFDNEKKAKAVAAPPFPESENLLLLKQVKSLPSPNSLTDKWFTCSDITSTTS; this comes from the exons ATGGCTTTGGCTTCTTCTTTTATTTGCTTCCTTCTATCTCTTCTTCTGATCTTAGTACAGGCAAAAGGCAGAAACGATTCTACTTGTCCAAAGTCCTTTTCATGTGGGAATCTTACTGGCCTGAGCTTTCCTTTCTCTCTTTCCACACAACCTGACTGTGGAATAATGCCCATTTCTGGTTGTGATGCAAAAACACCTCCAAGAATCCAGCTACTTCCTGGAGGAGATTGGTATTATGCTTTGGCCAAGCTGAATAATTATACAGTTGCGCTTGGGGACCCGAAGCTTCATGACGAGTTGAGGCAACATGATTGCCAGGCTTTTAACAAAAATATCTCCCTTCCAGACTCTCCTTCTATTTCTTACAAAGTTCTCCCAGCAAATATTGTCAACTTCTTCAAATGCAACAGCACTAGTACTACCCAGAAGAAGATCAACCATTTTCCTGTTTATGAAAAATACAATGGTTGTAAAGGCTTTAGCATATACTACAAGTTTTTCCAAGATCGCGATGAAGACATTCGAGCAGGCAACCTTACTGTCAACTGTTCACTTATCAGATTGCCAGTAAATTCAATGCCAGATGATGGTGATGTGTTCAAAATGTTAAGTCCTGCTTTTCGGGTAGAATGGAAACTGTCTGATGAGTGTTACCAATGTCACTATGGTGGAGGTCAATGCCAGACTGATAAAACCAAAAAGTTTCACTGTACAAATCAGTATAATCCACATGCTCAAG GAGCAAAAACGACAAGAAGCAAGTTGCGACGGACTCTGGGCGCAG GATCGGTGATGATAACTTGTGTAGTCGTATACTTTATCTGGCGTTACAAGAAGAGTAAATTTAGTCCATCCCACTTCCTCTCGACAAAGAAACTATCAGATATTTTTAATCACGATGTTGAGGGAGGCAGTATATTCTTTGGTATCCCAGTCTTCCCTTATTCAGAACTTGAAGAGGCCACAAATGATTTCAATTCCTCGAGAGTACTTGGAGATGGAGGTTTTGGAACTGTTTACTATG GAAAACTTAAGGATGGACGAGAGGTTGCTGTGAAGCGCCTCTACGAGCACAACTGCAAGCGAATGGAGCAGTTTGTAAATGAAATTGAGATCCTTACTAGACTAAGGCACAACAATCTTGTCACCCTCTATGGCTGCACTTCAAGGCGAAGCCGTGAACTACTCCTTGTGTATGAATACATTCCTAATGGAACTCTTGCTGATCATCTCCATGGTGACAGAGCGAAGGGCGGATCACTCGTGTGGCCAATCCGTATAAACATTGCCATTGAAATTGCTGGAGCATTGGCTTACTTGCATGCTTCTGACGTAATACATTGCGATGTCAAGACTAATAACATACTTCTTGATCACAACTTTAGTGTTAAAGTTGCAGATTTTGGGATTTCAAGGCTCTTCCCAAATGATATCTCTCATATTTCAACTGCACCGCGGGGAACCCCTGGCTATATTGATCCAAAGTATCACGAATGTTACCAGCTGACTAGTAAAAGCGATGTTTATAGCTTCGGGGTGGTCCTTGTCGAGCTCATTTCATCAATGCCAGCTGTGGATATGAATAGGCATAGCCAAGAGATTAATTTGTCCAACTATGCGATAAACAAGATCATAAAATCTGCATTTAATGAGTTGATCGATCCATCCCTGGGGTTCGATTTAGATACCAATATTAGGGAAATGGCGACCTCAGTGGCAGAACTGGCTTTTCTATGCTTGCAGACAGATAGGGATATGAGGCCTAGTATGGTTGAAGTTTTGGATATTCTAAAGGAGATTCAGACTAGTGAATTTGACAATGAGAAGAAAGCTAAAGCAGTAGCAGCTCCTCCTTTCCCTGAATCAGAaaatctgttattgttgaagcaAGTCAAATCACTACCTTCACCAAATTCTTTGACTGATAAATGGTTTACTTGCTCTGATATAACTAGCACAACTAGTTAA
- the LOC104096139 gene encoding LEAF RUST 10 DISEASE-RESISTANCEUS RECEPTOR-LIKE PROTEIN KINASE-like 1.1 isoform X1, with product MALASSFICFLLSLLLILVQAKGRNDSTCPKSFSCGNLTGLSFPFSLSTQPDCGIMPISGCDAKTPPRIQLLPGGDWYYALAKLNNYTVALGDPKLHDELRQHDCQAFNKNISLPDSPSISYKVLPANIVNFFKCNSTSTTQKKINHFPVYEKYNGCKGFSIYYKFFQDRDEDIRAGNLTVNCSLIRLPVNSMPDDGDVFKMLSPAFRVEWKLSDECYQCHYGGGQCQTDKTKKFHCTNQYNPHAQGAKTTRSKLRRTLGAVFGGVGSVMITCVVVYFIWRYKKSKFSPSHFLSTKKLSDIFNHDVEGGSIFFGIPVFPYSELEEATNDFNSSRVLGDGGFGTVYYGKLKDGREVAVKRLYEHNCKRMEQFVNEIEILTRLRHNNLVTLYGCTSRRSRELLLVYEYIPNGTLADHLHGDRAKGGSLVWPIRINIAIEIAGALAYLHASDVIHCDVKTNNILLDHNFSVKVADFGISRLFPNDISHISTAPRGTPGYIDPKYHECYQLTSKSDVYSFGVVLVELISSMPAVDMNRHSQEINLSNYAINKIIKSAFNELIDPSLGFDLDTNIREMATSVAELAFLCLQTDRDMRPSMVEVLDILKEIQTSEFDNEKKAKAVAAPPFPESENLLLLKQVKSLPSPNSLTDKWFTCSDITSTTS from the exons ATGGCTTTGGCTTCTTCTTTTATTTGCTTCCTTCTATCTCTTCTTCTGATCTTAGTACAGGCAAAAGGCAGAAACGATTCTACTTGTCCAAAGTCCTTTTCATGTGGGAATCTTACTGGCCTGAGCTTTCCTTTCTCTCTTTCCACACAACCTGACTGTGGAATAATGCCCATTTCTGGTTGTGATGCAAAAACACCTCCAAGAATCCAGCTACTTCCTGGAGGAGATTGGTATTATGCTTTGGCCAAGCTGAATAATTATACAGTTGCGCTTGGGGACCCGAAGCTTCATGACGAGTTGAGGCAACATGATTGCCAGGCTTTTAACAAAAATATCTCCCTTCCAGACTCTCCTTCTATTTCTTACAAAGTTCTCCCAGCAAATATTGTCAACTTCTTCAAATGCAACAGCACTAGTACTACCCAGAAGAAGATCAACCATTTTCCTGTTTATGAAAAATACAATGGTTGTAAAGGCTTTAGCATATACTACAAGTTTTTCCAAGATCGCGATGAAGACATTCGAGCAGGCAACCTTACTGTCAACTGTTCACTTATCAGATTGCCAGTAAATTCAATGCCAGATGATGGTGATGTGTTCAAAATGTTAAGTCCTGCTTTTCGGGTAGAATGGAAACTGTCTGATGAGTGTTACCAATGTCACTATGGTGGAGGTCAATGCCAGACTGATAAAACCAAAAAGTTTCACTGTACAAATCAGTATAATCCACATGCTCAAG GAGCAAAAACGACAAGAAGCAAGTTGCGACGGACTCTGGGCGCAG TTTTTGGTGGAGTAGGATCGGTGATGATAACTTGTGTAGTCGTATACTTTATCTGGCGTTACAAGAAGAGTAAATTTAGTCCATCCCACTTCCTCTCGACAAAGAAACTATCAGATATTTTTAATCACGATGTTGAGGGAGGCAGTATATTCTTTGGTATCCCAGTCTTCCCTTATTCAGAACTTGAAGAGGCCACAAATGATTTCAATTCCTCGAGAGTACTTGGAGATGGAGGTTTTGGAACTGTTTACTATG GAAAACTTAAGGATGGACGAGAGGTTGCTGTGAAGCGCCTCTACGAGCACAACTGCAAGCGAATGGAGCAGTTTGTAAATGAAATTGAGATCCTTACTAGACTAAGGCACAACAATCTTGTCACCCTCTATGGCTGCACTTCAAGGCGAAGCCGTGAACTACTCCTTGTGTATGAATACATTCCTAATGGAACTCTTGCTGATCATCTCCATGGTGACAGAGCGAAGGGCGGATCACTCGTGTGGCCAATCCGTATAAACATTGCCATTGAAATTGCTGGAGCATTGGCTTACTTGCATGCTTCTGACGTAATACATTGCGATGTCAAGACTAATAACATACTTCTTGATCACAACTTTAGTGTTAAAGTTGCAGATTTTGGGATTTCAAGGCTCTTCCCAAATGATATCTCTCATATTTCAACTGCACCGCGGGGAACCCCTGGCTATATTGATCCAAAGTATCACGAATGTTACCAGCTGACTAGTAAAAGCGATGTTTATAGCTTCGGGGTGGTCCTTGTCGAGCTCATTTCATCAATGCCAGCTGTGGATATGAATAGGCATAGCCAAGAGATTAATTTGTCCAACTATGCGATAAACAAGATCATAAAATCTGCATTTAATGAGTTGATCGATCCATCCCTGGGGTTCGATTTAGATACCAATATTAGGGAAATGGCGACCTCAGTGGCAGAACTGGCTTTTCTATGCTTGCAGACAGATAGGGATATGAGGCCTAGTATGGTTGAAGTTTTGGATATTCTAAAGGAGATTCAGACTAGTGAATTTGACAATGAGAAGAAAGCTAAAGCAGTAGCAGCTCCTCCTTTCCCTGAATCAGAaaatctgttattgttgaagcaAGTCAAATCACTACCTTCACCAAATTCTTTGACTGATAAATGGTTTACTTGCTCTGATATAACTAGCACAACTAGTTAA
- the LOC104096140 gene encoding LEAF RUST 10 DISEASE-RESISTANCEUS RECEPTOR-LIKE PROTEIN KINASE-like 1.1 isoform X1, with protein sequence MALAYSFICFLLSLLLMLVQTKGRSDSTCPKSFSCGNLTDLSFPFSLSTQPDCGLMSMSDCDAKPFPRIQLLPGGDWYYALEKHNSSVWLGDPKLQRDCEAFNKNFSLQNSPSISFTTLSLQNIFKCNSTSHNITQKMKDHFAGYKMYNGCKGFSIYYKLPGDIRADNLPTNCSPIRLPLHSVSRDGDLFDLLGPKFLVEWELSDYCYQCHYSGGQCQTDITNNFCCHKDGKTTRRSMMGLILAAVLGGVGLAMITCLVVYFIWCHKRRKFSPSHFLSTKKLSDIFKHDVEGGSIFFGVPVFTYSELEEATNDFTSSRVLGDGGFGTVYYGKLKDGREVAVKRLYEHNCKRMEQFLNEIEILTRLRHNNLVTLYGCTSSRSRELLLVYEYILNGTLADHLHGRRAKKRSLAWPIRMNIAIETAGALAYLHASDVIHCDVKTNNILLDHNFSVKVADFGISRLFPNDVSHISTAPRGTPGYIDPKYHECYQLTSKSDVYSFGVVLVELISSMPAVDMNRHSQEINLANFAINKIVKCAFNELIDPSLWFDSDTKIWEMTTSVAELAFLCLQTDRDTRPTMVEVLDTLKEIQTSEFNDEKKAKVVAAPPFPESEDMLLLKQVKSLPSPNSVTDKWITCYDINITK encoded by the exons ATGGCTTTGGCTTATTCTTTTATTTGCTTCCTTTTATCTCTTCTTCTGATGTTAGTTCAGACAAAGGGCAGAAGTGATTCAACTTGTCCAAAGTCTTTTTCATGTGGAAATCTTACTGACTTGAGCTTTCCTTTCTCTCTTTCCACACAACCAGACTGTGGACTAATGTCCATGTCTGATTGTGATGCTAAACCATTTCCAAGAATCCAACTGCTTCCTGGAGGAGATTGGTACTATGCTTTAGAGAAGCATAATTCATCAGTTTGGCTTGGCGACCCGAAGCTTCAACGCGATTGCGAGGCTTTTAACAAAAATTTCTCCCTTCAAAACTCTCCTTCTATTTCTTTCACTACTCTTTCACTTCAAAATATCTTCAAATGTAACAGTACCAGTCATAATATTACGCAGAAGATGAAAGATCATTTTGCTGGTTATAAAATGTACAATGGCTGTAAAGGCTTCAGCATATACTACAAGCTTCCCGGAGACATTCGAGCAGACAATCTTCCTACCAACTGTTCACCTATCAGATTGCCATTGCACTCGGTATCAAGAGATGGTGATTTGTTTGACTTGTTAGGTCCCAAATTTCTAGTAGAATGGGAACTGTCTGATTACTGTTACCAATGTCACTATAGTGGAGGTCAATGCCAGACTGATATTACCAACAACTTTTGTTGTCACAAAG ATGGAAAAACAACTAGAAGAAGTATGATGGGGCTGATTCTGGCAGCAG TTCTTGGTGGAGTAGGATTGGCGATGATAACTTGTTTAGTTGTCTATTTTATCTGGTGTCACAAGAGGAGGAAATTTAGTCCATCCCACTTCCTCTCCACAAAGAAATTGTCAGATATTTTTAAACATGATGTTGAGGGAGGCAGTATATTCTTTGGTGTCCCAGTTTTCACTTATTCAGAACTTGAAGAAGCCACAAATGATTTCACTTCCTCTCGAGTACTTGGAGATGGAGGTTTTGGAACTGTTTACTATG GAAAACTTAAGGATGGAAGAGAGGTTGCTGTAAAGCGCCTTTACGAGCACAACTGCAAGCGAATGGAGCAGTTTTTAAATGAAATTGAGATCCTTACTAGACTAAGGCACAACAATCTAGTCACCCTCTATGGCTGCACTTCAAGCCGAAGCCGTGAACTACTCCTTGTCTATGAATATATTCTTAATGGAACTCTTGCTGATCATCTCCATGGTCGCAGAGCGAAGAAACGATCACTCGCGTGGCCAATCCGCATGAACATTGCTATAGAAACTGCTGGTGCATTGGCTTACTTGCACGCTTCTGACGTAATACACTGCGATGTCAAGACTAATAACATACTCCTTGATCACAATTTTAGTGTTAAAGTTGCAGATTTTGGGATTTCAAGGCTCTTCCCAAATGATGTCTCTCATATTTCAACTGCACCGCGGGGAACCCCTGGCTATATTGATCCAAAGTATCACGAATGTTACCAGCTGACTAGTAAAAGCGATGTTTATAGCTTCGGGGTGGTCCTTGTCGAGCTCATTTCATCAATGCCAGCTGTGGACATGAATAGGCATAGCCAAGAGATTAATTTGGCTAACTTTGCAATAAACAAGATAGTAAAATGTGCATTTAACGAGTTGATCGATCCATCCCTGTGGTTCGATTCAGATACCAAGATTTGGGAAATGACTACTTCAGTGGCAGAACTAGCTTTTCTATGTTTGCAGACAGATAGGGACACGAGGCCTACTATGGTTGAAGTTTTGGATACTCTAAAGGAGATTCAGACTAGTGAATTTAATGATGAGAAGAAAGCTAAAGTAGTAGCAGCTCCTCCTTTCCCTGAATCAGAAGATATGTTATTATTGAAGCAAGTCAAATCACTACCTTCACCAAATTCTGTAACTGATAAATGGATTACTTGCTATGATATAAATATTACAAAGTAG
- the LOC104096140 gene encoding LEAF RUST 10 DISEASE-RESISTANCEUS RECEPTOR-LIKE PROTEIN KINASE-like 1.1 isoform X2: MALAYSFICFLLSLLLMLVQTKGRSDSTCPKSFSCGNLTDLSFPFSLSTQPDCGLMSMSDCDAKPFPRIQLLPGGDWYYALEKHNSSVWLGDPKLQRDCEAFNKNFSLQNSPSISFTTLSLQNIFKCNSTSHNITQKMKDHFAGYKMYNGCKGFSIYYKLPGDIRADNLPTNCSPIRLPLHSVSRDGDLFDLLGPKFLVEWELSDYCYQCHYSGGQCQTDITNNFCCHKDGKTTRRSMMGLILAAGLAMITCLVVYFIWCHKRRKFSPSHFLSTKKLSDIFKHDVEGGSIFFGVPVFTYSELEEATNDFTSSRVLGDGGFGTVYYGKLKDGREVAVKRLYEHNCKRMEQFLNEIEILTRLRHNNLVTLYGCTSSRSRELLLVYEYILNGTLADHLHGRRAKKRSLAWPIRMNIAIETAGALAYLHASDVIHCDVKTNNILLDHNFSVKVADFGISRLFPNDVSHISTAPRGTPGYIDPKYHECYQLTSKSDVYSFGVVLVELISSMPAVDMNRHSQEINLANFAINKIVKCAFNELIDPSLWFDSDTKIWEMTTSVAELAFLCLQTDRDTRPTMVEVLDTLKEIQTSEFNDEKKAKVVAAPPFPESEDMLLLKQVKSLPSPNSVTDKWITCYDINITK; the protein is encoded by the exons ATGGCTTTGGCTTATTCTTTTATTTGCTTCCTTTTATCTCTTCTTCTGATGTTAGTTCAGACAAAGGGCAGAAGTGATTCAACTTGTCCAAAGTCTTTTTCATGTGGAAATCTTACTGACTTGAGCTTTCCTTTCTCTCTTTCCACACAACCAGACTGTGGACTAATGTCCATGTCTGATTGTGATGCTAAACCATTTCCAAGAATCCAACTGCTTCCTGGAGGAGATTGGTACTATGCTTTAGAGAAGCATAATTCATCAGTTTGGCTTGGCGACCCGAAGCTTCAACGCGATTGCGAGGCTTTTAACAAAAATTTCTCCCTTCAAAACTCTCCTTCTATTTCTTTCACTACTCTTTCACTTCAAAATATCTTCAAATGTAACAGTACCAGTCATAATATTACGCAGAAGATGAAAGATCATTTTGCTGGTTATAAAATGTACAATGGCTGTAAAGGCTTCAGCATATACTACAAGCTTCCCGGAGACATTCGAGCAGACAATCTTCCTACCAACTGTTCACCTATCAGATTGCCATTGCACTCGGTATCAAGAGATGGTGATTTGTTTGACTTGTTAGGTCCCAAATTTCTAGTAGAATGGGAACTGTCTGATTACTGTTACCAATGTCACTATAGTGGAGGTCAATGCCAGACTGATATTACCAACAACTTTTGTTGTCACAAAG ATGGAAAAACAACTAGAAGAAGTATGATGGGGCTGATTCTGGCAGCAG GATTGGCGATGATAACTTGTTTAGTTGTCTATTTTATCTGGTGTCACAAGAGGAGGAAATTTAGTCCATCCCACTTCCTCTCCACAAAGAAATTGTCAGATATTTTTAAACATGATGTTGAGGGAGGCAGTATATTCTTTGGTGTCCCAGTTTTCACTTATTCAGAACTTGAAGAAGCCACAAATGATTTCACTTCCTCTCGAGTACTTGGAGATGGAGGTTTTGGAACTGTTTACTATG GAAAACTTAAGGATGGAAGAGAGGTTGCTGTAAAGCGCCTTTACGAGCACAACTGCAAGCGAATGGAGCAGTTTTTAAATGAAATTGAGATCCTTACTAGACTAAGGCACAACAATCTAGTCACCCTCTATGGCTGCACTTCAAGCCGAAGCCGTGAACTACTCCTTGTCTATGAATATATTCTTAATGGAACTCTTGCTGATCATCTCCATGGTCGCAGAGCGAAGAAACGATCACTCGCGTGGCCAATCCGCATGAACATTGCTATAGAAACTGCTGGTGCATTGGCTTACTTGCACGCTTCTGACGTAATACACTGCGATGTCAAGACTAATAACATACTCCTTGATCACAATTTTAGTGTTAAAGTTGCAGATTTTGGGATTTCAAGGCTCTTCCCAAATGATGTCTCTCATATTTCAACTGCACCGCGGGGAACCCCTGGCTATATTGATCCAAAGTATCACGAATGTTACCAGCTGACTAGTAAAAGCGATGTTTATAGCTTCGGGGTGGTCCTTGTCGAGCTCATTTCATCAATGCCAGCTGTGGACATGAATAGGCATAGCCAAGAGATTAATTTGGCTAACTTTGCAATAAACAAGATAGTAAAATGTGCATTTAACGAGTTGATCGATCCATCCCTGTGGTTCGATTCAGATACCAAGATTTGGGAAATGACTACTTCAGTGGCAGAACTAGCTTTTCTATGTTTGCAGACAGATAGGGACACGAGGCCTACTATGGTTGAAGTTTTGGATACTCTAAAGGAGATTCAGACTAGTGAATTTAATGATGAGAAGAAAGCTAAAGTAGTAGCAGCTCCTCCTTTCCCTGAATCAGAAGATATGTTATTATTGAAGCAAGTCAAATCACTACCTTCACCAAATTCTGTAACTGATAAATGGATTACTTGCTATGATATAAATATTACAAAGTAG